In the genome of Raphanus sativus cultivar WK10039 chromosome 4, ASM80110v3, whole genome shotgun sequence, one region contains:
- the LOC108855894 gene encoding homeobox-leucine zipper protein ATHB-6, whose product MMKRLRSSDPVGGLISLCPTSSTDEQSPRRYGREFQSMLEGYEEEDEEAIIEERDQTGLAEKKRRLSINQVKALEKNFELENKLEPERKVKLAQELGLQPRQVAVWFQNRRARWKTKQLEKDYGVLKTQYDSLRHNFDSLRRDNESLLQEISKLKSKLNGEEEEEEEEEEENNAVKEEEVSLPENITEPPSSPPQLLEHSDSFNYRSFTDLRELLPLKASFAAAAGSSDSSDSSAVMNEESSSNVTVAPTTVPGGGFFQFVKTEQTEDHDDFLSGEEACGFFSDEQPPSLHWYSAVDHWA is encoded by the exons ATGATGAAGAGATTAAGGAGTTCAGATCCAGTGGGTGGTCTGATCTCTTTATGTCCTACGTCTTCTACAG ATGAGCAGAGTCCAAGAAGATACGGGAGAGAATTTCAGTCGATGCTTGAAGGTTAcgaggaggaggatgaagaagCGATAATTGAGGAAAGAGACCAAACCGGTTTAGCTGAGAAAAAAAGACGGTTAAGCATTAACCAAGTCAAAGCCTTGGAGAAGAACTTCGAGTTAGAGAACAAGCTTGAGCCTGAGAGGAAAGTGAAGTTAGCTCAAGAACTTGGTCTTCAACCTCGTCAAGTGGCTGTTTGGTTCCAGAACCGCCGTGCACGGTGGAAGACAAAACAGCTGGAGAAAGATTACGGTGTTCTTAAAACTCAGTACGATTCTCTCCGCCATAACTTCGATTCCCTCCGCCGTGACAATGAATCTCTTCTTCAAGAG ATTAGTAAACTGAAGTCTAAGCTtaacggagaagaagaagaagaggaggaggaggaggaagagaacaACGCCGTGAAGGAGGAAGAAGTTTCGTTGCCGGAAAATATAACAGAACCGCCGTCGTCTCCTCCGCAGCTTCTAGAACATTCGGATAGTTTCAATTACCGGAGTTTTACCGATCTCCGGGAACTTCTTCCACTAAAGGCTTCCTTCGCCGCCGCCGCTGGATCGTCGGACAGCAGCGATTCGAGCGCCGTGATGAACGAGGAAAGCAGCTCTAACGTCACGGTGGCTCCGACGACGGTTCCGGGCGGTGGTTTCTTCCAGTTTGTGAAAACGGAGCAGACGGAGGATCACGACGACTTTCTGAGTGGAGAAGAAGCTTGCGGTTTTTTCTCCGATGAGCAACCGCCGTCTCTGCACTGGTACTCCGCCGTTGATCACTGGGCTTGA
- the LOC108853464 gene encoding protein MIZU-KUSSEI 1, whose translation MSKTKSIASMEFQSPVVATVDCQNQVQSWRLLRSIIKLLIPTCNSTLVQELEQENPNSRSKNLYNDIKSRTSSFRSSISLSSSTVTGTIFGYRKGKINFCIQTPKKSTNPELLLELAVPTTVLAREMRGGALRIVLERNNQEEEGDSVSSRPFWNMHCNGKRVGYARKRRPSKDDMAALTALSKVVVGAGLVTGKELGRFDDELMYLRASFRRVCGSKESESFHLIDPAGNIGQELSIFFVPSSV comes from the coding sequence ATGTCAAAGACCAAATCCATAGCTTCAATGGAGTTTCAGTCTCCGGTGGTAGCCACCGTAGACTGCCAGAACCAAGTCCAATCATGGCGTCTCCTCCGTTCAATCATTAAGCTTCTCATCCCAACTTGCAACTCCACATTAGTCCAAGAACTAGAACAAGAAAACCCTAACTCGAGAAGCAAGAATCTTTACAACGACATCAAATCACGCACTTCCTCTTTCCGTTCCTCTATTTCCCTTTCTTCATCCACAGTCACAGGAACCATCTTCGGATACCGTAAAGGGAAAATCAATTTCTGCAtccaaacaccaaaaaaatcgACAAACCCCGAGCTTCTTCTCGAGCTGGCTGTTCCAACAACGGTCTTAGCTCGAGAAATGAGAGGAGGTGCGTTGCGTATAGTCTTGGAAAGGAACAACCAAGAAGAAGAGGGTGACTCTGTTTCGTCGAGGCCGTTTTGGAACATGCATTGTAATGGAAAAAGAGTTGGGTATGCAAGAAAACGCCGTCCCTCGAAGGACGACATGGCGGCGTTAACCGCTTTGAGTAAGGTTGTTGTCGGAGCTGGACTTGTGACTGGGAAAGAGCTTGGCCGGTTCGATGATGAGTTGATGTATTTGAGAGCTAGTTTCAGAAGAGTTTGTGGTTCGAAAGAATCTGAATCTTTCCATCTGATTGATCCAGCTGGGAATATTGGACAGGAACTCAGTATCTTTTTCGTCCCATCATCGGTTTGA